The following DNA comes from Novosphingobium sp. PP1Y.
GCCAGTCGCTTGCCCGGATCATGTTCGCGGTGATCGTGATCGGCCTGATCGGCTTCCTGCTCGACCGGATCATGATGATGCTCCAGTCGCTCGCCAACCGTAACCACACGATCTGATCGTCAACCCCACCAGCCGAAGGAAACAGACAATGGCCACGATCCTTTCGCTCAAGGGTGTCTCCAAGTCCTACTCGTCCAAGGCGAAGGGCGGACAGAATGGCGGCGTCACGCAAGTGCTCGAGGGTATCGACCTCGATGTCGAGGATGGCGAATTTATCGCCATCCTCGGCTTCTCGGGCGCGGGCAAGACGACGCTGATCTCCTCGATCGCCGGACTGATCGAGCCCGACGCGGGCGAGATCCTGCTGCACGGCAAGCAGATCGAGGGGCCCGACAAGGACCGTGGCCTCGTTTTCCAGTCCTATTCGCTGTTCCCCTGGCTGACGGTCGAAAAGAATGTCGCGCTGGCCGTCGATGCCGTCCACAAGGACCGCAGCAAGCAGGACCGTGCGGCACTTGTGAAGCAGAAGATCGAACTGGTCGGTCTGGGCCACGCGATGGACCGCAAGCCCGCCCAGCTTTCCGGCGGCATGCGCCAGCGCGTCTCGGTGGCCCGCGCACTGGCGATGGAGCCGGAGATCCTGCTTCTCGACGAACCGCTTTCCGCGCTCGACGCACTGACCCGCTCCAAGCTCCAGGATGAGATCGAGCGTATCCGCAAGGAAGAAAAGCGCACCATTATCCTCGTCACCAACGATGTCGACGAGGCACTCCTGCTGGCCGATCGGGTCGCGATCCTGACGCCTGCGCCTGCCGCCACGATCGGGCGGATCTTCGAAGTCGACGTGCCGCGCCCGCGCGACCGCGAAGCGGTGAACGACGATCACCACTTCCAGTCGCTGCGCAAGCAGATCGTCGCCTACCTCGGCATGCTCAACGAGCAGGGCTCAAGCGTGGGCGAAAGCTCTGTCGAACTGCCCGAAGTGGTGCCGCTGGACCTGTTTGCGGGCAAGGAAGCCGAGCTTCCCGCAGCCTATACGGAAGCCGCGAAGACCGCGGTGGAGCGGCGCTACATGGAGTTCTACAAGCTCCACAAGGTCTACCCGACGCCCAAGGGGCCGCTGACCGTCGTCGAGGACTTCAATCTCCTGATGGACAAGGGCGAATTCATCTCGCTCATCGGACACTCGGGCTGCGGCAAGTCGACCGTGCTGACGATGGCGGCCGGCCTCAACGAGATCAGCAAGGGCGGCATCATCCTCGATAACCGCGAGGTGGACGTTGCGGGGCCGGACAAGGCGGTGGTTTTCCAGGCGCCGAGCCTGATGCCCTGGCTTACCGCGCGCCAGAACGTCGCGCTGGGGGTCGAGCGGGTCTATCCGCATGCGTCCAAGGCCGAGCGCCGCGACATCGTGGACTATTACCTCGACCGCGTGGGCCTCGCCGATGCCAAGGAGAAGATGGCGGCGGAGATGTCCAACGGCATGCGCCAGCGCGTCGGCATTGCCCGCGCCTTCGCGCTTTCGCCGCGACTGCTGCTGCTCGACGAGCCCTTTGGCATGCTCGACAGCCTGACGCGCTGGGACCTGCAGGACGTGCTGGTCGAGACCTGGAACCGCACCAAGGTCACCGCGATCATGGTCACCCATGACGTCGACGAGGCGATCCTGCTGGCTGACCGCGTGGTGATGATGACCAATGGCCCGCAGGCCACCATCGGCAAGGTTCTGAAGGTCGACCTGCCGCGCCCGCGCGATCGCAAGGCGCTGCTCGATCATCCCAAGTTCTACCAATACCGGCAGGAAGTGCTGCACTTCCTGGCCGAATACGATCACGGACCGGCGGCCAAGGCCGCCTGATACAAAGATGGCCGCACGCGCGCAAAGCGCGGCCGCCGCGAACGCGCGCGCTCATGAGGGGCGGCGACGGGCAATGGAGTCCGTTCGTCCGACGCGCACAAGCGGATCGCACGGTTCGCACCGGGAGAGGGTCATAGCGGCGGGCAACGGTGTCTGCCTTCGTTCCTGTTCGGAAGGGGCGCCGGGGGATGGCGCCCGTGGAGGCTTACGCATATGAAAATGACTCTCTCGCTTGCCGCTCTTGCCGCCACTGTCGCCACGCTTGGCCTGTCTGCGCCAGCACAGGCCAAGGTCGGGGACCCGGTCAAGGTCAGTGACGATGTAACCATCGACCCCATCATCGACGGTGTCCTGCGTTATGAACACGTCGACCAGGACGATATCAATCTCGATGCAGATGCCGTGACCGTGCGCCTGCGCGCGGGCGCCGAAGTGTCCACCCACGGCCTGTCGCTGCTGGCCGAAGGCGAGGGCACCCTGGCGATCGTCGACCATTACAACGACACTATTCCCGGCAATAACGGATATCTGGGCGCAGAGCCCTATTCAGTCGTGGCCGATCCGCAGAACGTCGAACTCAACCGTCTGCAGGTGGCTTATGCGGCCAAGGGCAGCAAGGTGACCATCGGTCGCCAGCGCATCATTCTCGACAATGCCCGTTTCGTCGGCAATGTCGGCTGGCGCCAGAACGAGCAGACTTTCGATGCAATTCGCGCCGAGACCAAGATCGGTCCGGTGATGTTCGATGGCACTTACGCCATTTCCCAGCGCACGATCTTCGGTGCGGACAGCCCGAACGAATACTTCGATGGCGACATGTTCCTCGTCCAGGGCGGGCTGGACCTGAAAGTCGCCAAGGTGAAGGGCTTCGCCTACCTGCTCGACTACGACAGCCGTCTCGCCTATTCGAGCCAGA
Coding sequences within:
- a CDS encoding alginate export family protein; amino-acid sequence: MKMTLSLAALAATVATLGLSAPAQAKVGDPVKVSDDVTIDPIIDGVLRYEHVDQDDINLDADAVTVRLRAGAEVSTHGLSLLAEGEGTLAIVDHYNDTIPGNNGYLGAEPYSVVADPQNVELNRLQVAYAAKGSKVTIGRQRIILDNARFVGNVGWRQNEQTFDAIRAETKIGPVMFDGTYAISQRTIFGADSPNEYFDGDMFLVQGGLDLKVAKVKGFAYLLDYDSRLAYSSQTYGVLANGAIPLGDAFKLNFSATYARQSDYKLNPVNYAADYINAELGASVMGFGLKAGYEELGSDDGVAAFQTPLATAHAFNGWADLFLTTPAAGLRDYYGGFTKKIGDAGPLKGLNGAVVYHKFESDFGSVNYGQEWDASLGFSIRNYAVLLKYANYDAKNFGTDTEKFWLQLAFKY
- a CDS encoding ABC transporter ATP-binding protein, with amino-acid sequence MATILSLKGVSKSYSSKAKGGQNGGVTQVLEGIDLDVEDGEFIAILGFSGAGKTTLISSIAGLIEPDAGEILLHGKQIEGPDKDRGLVFQSYSLFPWLTVEKNVALAVDAVHKDRSKQDRAALVKQKIELVGLGHAMDRKPAQLSGGMRQRVSVARALAMEPEILLLDEPLSALDALTRSKLQDEIERIRKEEKRTIILVTNDVDEALLLADRVAILTPAPAATIGRIFEVDVPRPRDREAVNDDHHFQSLRKQIVAYLGMLNEQGSSVGESSVELPEVVPLDLFAGKEAELPAAYTEAAKTAVERRYMEFYKLHKVYPTPKGPLTVVEDFNLLMDKGEFISLIGHSGCGKSTVLTMAAGLNEISKGGIILDNREVDVAGPDKAVVFQAPSLMPWLTARQNVALGVERVYPHASKAERRDIVDYYLDRVGLADAKEKMAAEMSNGMRQRVGIARAFALSPRLLLLDEPFGMLDSLTRWDLQDVLVETWNRTKVTAIMVTHDVDEAILLADRVVMMTNGPQATIGKVLKVDLPRPRDRKALLDHPKFYQYRQEVLHFLAEYDHGPAAKAA